The nucleotide sequence TGCTTATTCTTTTCTCCGCCTTTGATATGGATCTCGAATACAGGAACGCCAAGATCTTTCAGTTCCATATTGTAGAATTTGGAGAATAGTCCGGAGAGTTTTTTCTCCGTTAAAATGAAAATCGACGAAACAGGATAGAACCTTTGGATCGTCTCTCCGAGTCCCCTAAAGTCGGAATGAATGCTAACTTTGTATTCCTTGGAGAAGGCATGTATCTTCACTTCTTGGATCGGATTCATTTATCATATACCCATTGGCTTCGAATAAAAGGAGAAGGCTTATACTTCCCCGCAGAAAGATACTCTTTGATATCGGGACGGATATCCATTTCTAAGACCGCACCCAAAGGAAAATATCCGAAGCCTGTGATCGCTTTTTCTTTCAGGTTCACTGTGGGGTCCTGCTTCTTCACTGTGGTTAAAAAAACCAATTGGATAAGATGCCGATTCCCCTTAGGATCTATGGACTCGTTCAGAAAGAGGAAATTCGCACTCGTGACATCC is from Leptospira langatensis and encodes:
- a CDS encoding NUDIX domain-containing protein, coding for MEFFFKKKGLRVRVAALVRNRKGEILLLQQKKGDSYYWLLPGGGIEFGENAEDALKRELKEELSLDVTSANFLFLNESIDPKGNRHLIQLVFLTTVKKQDPTVNLKEKAITGFGYFPLGAVLEMDIRPDIKEYLSAGKYKPSPFIRSQWVYDK